A portion of the Jaculus jaculus isolate mJacJac1 chromosome 5, mJacJac1.mat.Y.cur, whole genome shotgun sequence genome contains these proteins:
- the Laptm5 gene encoding lysosomal-associated transmembrane protein 5 isoform X2: protein MAPRMAPLRQTCCCFNVRIATTILAIYHVIMSVLLFVEHSVEVAHGTVSCRFSKKPYLRMDLLSSFLLIVLLFVISLSLLIGTIKSREKYLLPFLSLQIMDFLLCLLTMLGFYIELPAYLRLTSRPWPGSSKFSLVTPQLLDFCLSILTLCSSYMGVPTYLNFKSMNHMNYLPSQEGLTHNQFMKTMVIFSVAFITVLILKAYMFQCVWRCYVLVKFMNSAVGTSSPEILPKVALPSYEEALFLPPKSSKGGPEPPPYSEV from the exons ATGGCCCCTCGCATGGCTCCACTCCGCCAGACCTGCTGTTGCTTTAACGTCCGGATCGCCACCACCATCCTGGCCATCTACCATGTG ATCATGAGCGTCTTGCTGTTTGTGGAACATTCGGTGGAGGTGGCCCATGGCACAGTCTCCTGCAGGTTCTCAAAGAAGCCGTACCTCAGGATGG ATCTGCTCTCCAGTTTTCTGCTCATCGTCTTGCTTTTCGTCATCAGCCTGAGCCTGCTGATTGGCACCATCAAG AGCCGGGAGAAGTATCTGTTGCCTTTCCTGTCCCTGCAAATCATGGACTTCCTGCTGTGCCTGCTCACGATGCTGGGGTTCTACATCGAGCTGCCTGCCTACCTCCGGCTCACCTCCCGGCCCTGGCCT GGCTCCTCCAAGTTCTCCCTGGTGACCccgcagcttctggatttctgcctgaGCATCCTGACCCTGTGCAGCTCTTACATGGGGGTACCCACCTATCTCAACTTCAAGTCCATGAACCACATG AATTATCTCCCAAGCCAGGAGGGCTTGACTCACAACCAGTTCATGAAGACGATGGTCATCTTCTCCGTGGCCTTCATCACTGTGCTCATTCTGAAG GCATACATGTTCCAGTGTGTGTGGAGGTGCTACGTGCTCGTGAAGTTCATGAACTCGGCTGTGGGGACGAGCAGCCCCGAGATTCTCCCGAAG gTGGCCCTGCCGTCCTATGAGGAAGCCTTGTTTCTGCCCCCCAAGTCTTCAAAAGGGGGTCCTGAGCCACCCCCTTACTCAGAGGTGTGA
- the Laptm5 gene encoding lysosomal-associated transmembrane protein 5 isoform X1 gives MAPRMAPLRQTCCCFNVRIATTILAIYHVIMSVLLFVEHSVEVAHGTVSCRFSKKPYLRMADLLSSFLLIVLLFVISLSLLIGTIKSREKYLLPFLSLQIMDFLLCLLTMLGFYIELPAYLRLTSRPWPGSSKFSLVTPQLLDFCLSILTLCSSYMGVPTYLNFKSMNHMNYLPSQEGLTHNQFMKTMVIFSVAFITVLILKAYMFQCVWRCYVLVKFMNSAVGTSSPEILPKVALPSYEEALFLPPKSSKGGPEPPPYSEV, from the exons ATGGCCCCTCGCATGGCTCCACTCCGCCAGACCTGCTGTTGCTTTAACGTCCGGATCGCCACCACCATCCTGGCCATCTACCATGTG ATCATGAGCGTCTTGCTGTTTGTGGAACATTCGGTGGAGGTGGCCCATGGCACAGTCTCCTGCAGGTTCTCAAAGAAGCCGTACCTCAGGATGG CAGATCTGCTCTCCAGTTTTCTGCTCATCGTCTTGCTTTTCGTCATCAGCCTGAGCCTGCTGATTGGCACCATCAAG AGCCGGGAGAAGTATCTGTTGCCTTTCCTGTCCCTGCAAATCATGGACTTCCTGCTGTGCCTGCTCACGATGCTGGGGTTCTACATCGAGCTGCCTGCCTACCTCCGGCTCACCTCCCGGCCCTGGCCT GGCTCCTCCAAGTTCTCCCTGGTGACCccgcagcttctggatttctgcctgaGCATCCTGACCCTGTGCAGCTCTTACATGGGGGTACCCACCTATCTCAACTTCAAGTCCATGAACCACATG AATTATCTCCCAAGCCAGGAGGGCTTGACTCACAACCAGTTCATGAAGACGATGGTCATCTTCTCCGTGGCCTTCATCACTGTGCTCATTCTGAAG GCATACATGTTCCAGTGTGTGTGGAGGTGCTACGTGCTCGTGAAGTTCATGAACTCGGCTGTGGGGACGAGCAGCCCCGAGATTCTCCCGAAG gTGGCCCTGCCGTCCTATGAGGAAGCCTTGTTTCTGCCCCCCAAGTCTTCAAAAGGGGGTCCTGAGCCACCCCCTTACTCAGAGGTGTGA